One segment of Candidatus Thermoplasmatota archaeon DNA contains the following:
- the speB gene encoding agmatinase, translating into MRPAPLAFADARAELQGAEFVIFGVPFDGTSTFRKGSSLAPEKIREASYNFETYIFEQDIDLDDVPVHDAGDVECSGGVKEVLDRVRDFSSEVADSGKIPVAIGGDHSITPAVVESFDDIGVVILDAHLDFRDSYEGERLGHACTTRRVSEVVGIDHVIPVGVRSFSREESTDAKDLGLSYILASEIFEKKLMASTARKALSFVERSDIYLSIDMDVVDPAYAPGVGNPEPFGLTADQVRELIDLLGSRLVGVDFVEVSPPHDCGTTALLTARLIREAIAVMKKAHR; encoded by the coding sequence ATGAGGCCCGCTCCCCTCGCCTTTGCGGACGCGCGCGCGGAGCTGCAGGGGGCGGAGTTCGTGATATTCGGCGTCCCCTTCGATGGGACGTCCACTTTCAGGAAGGGGTCCAGTCTCGCGCCTGAGAAGATAAGGGAGGCCTCCTACAACTTCGAGACCTACATCTTTGAGCAGGACATCGATCTTGATGACGTGCCGGTCCACGACGCGGGAGATGTCGAGTGCTCTGGCGGTGTGAAGGAGGTCCTTGATCGCGTGCGGGACTTCTCGAGCGAAGTGGCGGATTCCGGCAAGATCCCCGTAGCGATCGGCGGTGACCATTCCATCACCCCCGCGGTAGTCGAGAGCTTTGATGACATCGGTGTCGTGATCCTGGACGCTCACCTCGATTTCAGGGATTCGTACGAGGGCGAGAGACTCGGCCATGCGTGCACGACCAGGCGCGTGTCAGAGGTGGTCGGAATCGACCATGTCATCCCGGTCGGTGTTCGGTCCTTCTCGAGGGAGGAATCGACGGATGCGAAGGATCTTGGACTGTCCTACATACTTGCCAGTGAGATCTTCGAGAAGAAGCTCATGGCGAGCACCGCGAGAAAGGCTCTGAGCTTCGTCGAGAGAAGCGACATCTACCTGTCGATCGACATGGATGTGGTTGACCCAGCGTATGCTCCGGGCGTGGGAAACCCGGAACCGTTCGGATTGACCGCTGACCAGGTGAGGGAGCTCATCGACCTGCTCGGGAGCAGACTCGTGGGTGTGGATTTCGTCGAGGTCTCTCCTCCCCATGATTGTGGCACGACGGCATTGCTCACTGCGCGTCTCATAAGGGAGGCGATCGCCGTGATGAAAAAGGCTCACAGATAA
- a CDS encoding ABC transporter ATP-binding protein: MSEPIIAIENISKTFTSKERGKGRTRKKKVEALRDVSLEIFDGEVFGLLGPNGAGKTTLIKCLTTLLLPTSGTAWINGFNLQKEENKVRASIGCMLMGERGLYWKLTGRENLDYFGALYYIPKNVRRERIDYLVDLLELSDFVDRTVETYSSGQKMILAFAKSLINDAPILFLDEPTVTMDVHAARNLRSIVKSLNKEGHTIIYTTHLMAEADELCDRVAIIDRGEIIALGPPSELKSSIPQESVVDVEGVIPESARNRIVEIPGIRTAVVKDETNGKTMLGIICDNSRRVLPKIIDVLVEEDAIIEYINPQEVTLEDVFIAKTGRSLSIDTREIVTPKDAGK; encoded by the coding sequence ATGAGCGAACCTATCATTGCGATAGAGAACATCTCGAAGACCTTCACTTCCAAGGAGCGAGGAAAAGGACGGACGCGGAAGAAGAAGGTCGAGGCGCTCAGGGATGTGAGCCTTGAGATCTTCGACGGCGAGGTATTCGGCTTGCTGGGGCCCAACGGTGCTGGGAAGACCACCCTGATTAAGTGTCTCACGACACTGCTGCTCCCGACATCAGGAACCGCCTGGATAAACGGCTTCAACCTTCAGAAGGAGGAGAACAAGGTGCGAGCCTCCATCGGTTGCATGCTGATGGGCGAGCGGGGACTCTATTGGAAGCTTACGGGCAGGGAGAACCTGGACTACTTCGGAGCGCTCTACTACATCCCCAAGAACGTGAGAAGGGAGAGGATCGACTACCTTGTCGATCTTCTGGAGCTCTCGGACTTCGTGGACAGGACGGTGGAGACGTATTCGAGCGGGCAGAAGATGATCCTGGCATTTGCCAAGTCCCTGATCAACGATGCTCCCATCCTCTTCCTTGACGAGCCCACCGTGACCATGGACGTTCACGCGGCACGCAACCTGAGGAGCATAGTCAAGAGTCTGAACAAGGAGGGCCACACGATAATCTACACCACACACCTGATGGCGGAGGCCGACGAGCTCTGTGACCGGGTGGCCATCATAGACCGAGGTGAGATCATCGCCCTCGGGCCTCCTAGCGAGCTCAAGTCCTCGATCCCGCAGGAGAGCGTCGTCGACGTGGAAGGTGTGATACCTGAGTCCGCCCGGAACAGGATAGTCGAGATACCGGGGATAAGGACGGCAGTGGTCAAGGATGAGACGAACGGGAAGACAATGCTGGGGATAATCTGCGACAACAGCCGAAGGGTGCTCCCGAAGATAATCGATGTCCTCGTGGAGGAGGACGCGATCATTGAGTACATAAACCCGCAGGAAGTGACGCTCGAGGACGTTTTTATTGCCAAGACCGGGAGGTCTCTGAGCATAGATACGAGGGAGATTGTGACGCCCAAGGATGCGGGGAAGTGA
- a CDS encoding ABC transporter permease, whose amino-acid sequence MTAKTVHKNLGLSEISWRSSLGVTKTVLIARFKIVLRYKGAIVFDMILPVILASLPILLGVAIAGQAAAQNFEDATGTENYKLYMLIGASTFIVVTLMLWLVGYWIRREMETGTLESVYASPAKRVEVLSGVTLYALIRSLMAFAFAMVVGSLIFQVDLFQGEMALALVFVVIGIIPLWGISFAFGALILKVKEADSLIQVMQWVVAFFMGIFFPITVFPPFLRYVALSFPPTWMTNGVRASLLDVAYFFGTWYFDLAVLLAFAAVLPLVGYTVFLRTESRIKKNEGVGQF is encoded by the coding sequence GTGACGGCAAAGACTGTGCACAAGAACCTGGGCCTCTCGGAGATCTCATGGAGGTCCTCACTCGGTGTCACGAAGACCGTTCTGATCGCGCGGTTCAAGATCGTCCTGCGATACAAGGGCGCCATTGTGTTCGACATGATACTCCCGGTGATTCTGGCGTCCCTTCCCATCCTCCTCGGTGTGGCGATTGCGGGACAGGCCGCAGCTCAGAATTTCGAGGACGCCACGGGGACGGAGAACTACAAGCTCTACATGCTCATCGGCGCGAGCACGTTCATCGTCGTCACGCTCATGCTTTGGCTCGTTGGCTACTGGATAAGGAGAGAGATGGAGACAGGGACGCTCGAGTCCGTCTATGCTTCCCCTGCCAAGAGGGTCGAGGTCCTGTCGGGAGTCACGTTGTACGCGCTCATCAGATCGCTCATGGCATTTGCGTTCGCCATGGTAGTGGGATCTCTCATCTTCCAGGTCGATCTCTTCCAGGGCGAGATGGCATTGGCATTGGTCTTTGTCGTCATCGGCATAATCCCGTTGTGGGGAATCAGCTTCGCCTTTGGAGCTCTGATCCTCAAGGTGAAAGAGGCCGATTCTCTGATCCAGGTCATGCAGTGGGTCGTGGCGTTCTTCATGGGGATATTCTTCCCGATCACGGTGTTCCCGCCCTTCCTCAGGTACGTGGCGTTGAGCTTCCCGCCAACGTGGATGACGAACGGGGTCAGGGCCTCGTTGCTGGATGTCGCCTACTTCTTCGGGACGTGGTACTTCGATCTGGCGGTCCTCTTGGCCTTCGCGGCGGTCCTCCCGCTCGTAGGGTACACAGTCTTCTTGAGGACCGAGAGCAGGATTAAGAAGAACGAGGGGGTTGGACAATTCTGA
- a CDS encoding ABC transporter permease — protein sequence MSKKTIVEFSRYPLSFGAIFLQIFLMVLMFMFAVFAFSSPTQALDSFEDASLSGWAEDPLSHVGEGEFHRVLTGPYGDEPSMVAFLNLTDPAHSYGVEKNPEGVSDWSAFMQIQIGLYSSSGTTADVSIQLKGDSGENGTWWESDVVGFGGGQDNLVFNITDFGGENRTLENVDSLSIRFQNADNGTIVYFTQIDMVLTPQGARLAGVMMYGFVIFIFLSFILWEVGFSIREEQFRGTLESLYLSPANKFSNLISRVFAIFMWITVIASIALVVVSNIAGGLPLNNVALAFLILFLTVSGILGMAFFVAGLTIRIKESAALLVNFLQFFFMIFCAAFFPFRALPSVVVDYVSRWIPVSYGVDAFRSVLIGLPKGYPELLPFEAEMVVVVLFGILSPLLGYLYYRHSEKKARTQGTLSEY from the coding sequence ATGTCGAAGAAGACCATCGTGGAGTTCTCCAGGTACCCCCTGTCCTTCGGTGCGATCTTCCTTCAGATATTCCTCATGGTGCTCATGTTCATGTTCGCGGTCTTTGCCTTTTCGTCTCCGACCCAGGCGCTTGACTCCTTCGAGGACGCGTCCCTGTCTGGTTGGGCAGAGGACCCGCTCTCCCACGTCGGCGAAGGGGAGTTCCATCGAGTACTGACGGGTCCGTACGGGGATGAGCCGTCGATGGTCGCATTCCTGAACCTCACGGATCCGGCTCATTCATACGGCGTGGAGAAGAACCCGGAGGGCGTGTCCGATTGGTCGGCCTTCATGCAGATACAGATAGGGCTATATTCGTCCAGTGGAACGACCGCGGACGTCTCGATCCAGCTGAAAGGGGATTCCGGCGAGAACGGGACGTGGTGGGAGTCCGACGTCGTGGGCTTTGGCGGAGGCCAGGACAACCTCGTCTTCAACATCACTGACTTCGGCGGGGAGAACAGGACACTGGAAAATGTGGATTCGCTCAGCATAAGGTTCCAGAACGCCGATAACGGAACGATCGTGTACTTCACCCAAATAGACATGGTCCTAACGCCCCAAGGAGCGAGACTGGCTGGCGTCATGATGTACGGGTTCGTCATCTTCATCTTCCTCAGCTTCATCCTCTGGGAGGTGGGCTTCTCCATCAGGGAGGAGCAGTTCCGCGGGACGTTGGAGTCTCTCTATCTGTCACCGGCGAACAAGTTCAGCAATCTCATATCAAGGGTCTTCGCGATCTTCATGTGGATCACCGTGATCGCCTCGATAGCCCTCGTTGTCGTTTCCAACATCGCAGGCGGTCTTCCGTTGAACAACGTCGCTCTCGCCTTCCTGATCCTCTTCCTCACCGTTTCGGGGATACTCGGGATGGCGTTCTTCGTCGCTGGTCTCACGATAAGGATCAAGGAGAGCGCCGCTCTTCTCGTGAACTTCCTCCAGTTCTTCTTCATGATATTCTGCGCCGCGTTCTTCCCCTTCCGTGCATTGCCATCCGTCGTCGTCGACTACGTGAGCAGATGGATACCGGTGAGCTACGGCGTGGACGCGTTCAGATCGGTGCTCATAGGATTGCCAAAGGGGTACCCTGAGCTGCTCCCCTTCGAGGCCGAGATGGTGGTGGTCGTGCTCTTCGGCATCCTCTCGCCCCTTCTCGGATATCTCTACTACAGGCATTCGGAGAAGAAAGCAAGAACCCAGGGGACCCTCAGCGAGTACTAG
- a CDS encoding RtcB family protein: MPRWNGPLKQIDEFRYEIPSSYKHGMRTSGLIYADEKMMKNVIRDNALEQVANVATLPGILKKSMAMPDIHWGYGFPIGGVAGMDPDEGVISPGGVGYDINCGVRMLTTNLTVKDVSPKLKELIDTMFTNVPSGLGSKGKVRVDSRTLTQVLEEGARWAVENGYGWQEDLEHLEEGGGMEGADSEKVSQKAIDRGKSQLGSLGAGNHFLEIQKVDQIRNEEAAKRMGVNELDQIIVMIHTGSRGCGHQIASDYIRKMEVAYRKYGIDLPDRQLACAPIDSPEGRDYFSAMACGANFAWTNRQMILHWVRQSFEQVFGQKAEDMGLRVIYDVAHNIAKFEEHDVDGRRMKVCVHRKGATRAFGPDRPEVTSDYREFGQPVLIPGDMGTHSFLLLGTDEAMAQTFGSTCHGAGRVMSRRQATRMFRADEVRSQLQRKGIYVHAASMKGIVEEAPDAYKDILDVVKVANGAGISSVVARMSPMGVVKG; encoded by the coding sequence ATGCCGCGATGGAATGGTCCGCTGAAGCAAATCGATGAGTTCCGATACGAGATCCCGAGCAGCTACAAGCATGGAATGAGAACAAGCGGGCTGATCTACGCGGACGAGAAGATGATGAAGAACGTCATCAGGGACAACGCTCTGGAGCAGGTCGCGAACGTCGCGACGCTCCCGGGGATACTGAAGAAGTCCATGGCGATGCCGGACATTCACTGGGGATACGGATTCCCTATCGGAGGCGTTGCTGGCATGGACCCTGACGAAGGTGTTATCTCCCCAGGCGGAGTGGGCTATGACATCAATTGCGGCGTGAGAATGCTCACGACCAACCTCACCGTGAAGGACGTGTCGCCCAAGCTCAAGGAGCTCATCGACACTATGTTCACGAACGTCCCGTCGGGCCTTGGATCGAAGGGGAAGGTTAGAGTCGACAGCAGGACGCTCACCCAGGTCCTTGAGGAAGGAGCCAGGTGGGCCGTGGAGAACGGCTACGGTTGGCAGGAAGACCTGGAACATCTCGAGGAGGGCGGGGGCATGGAAGGCGCGGACTCCGAGAAGGTGAGTCAAAAGGCGATTGACAGAGGGAAGTCTCAGCTCGGAAGCCTGGGCGCTGGCAACCACTTCCTGGAAATCCAGAAGGTCGACCAGATCAGGAATGAGGAAGCCGCGAAGAGGATGGGCGTCAACGAGCTGGACCAGATAATAGTGATGATACACACGGGCTCCAGAGGCTGCGGTCACCAGATAGCCAGCGACTACATCCGCAAGATGGAGGTGGCGTACAGGAAGTATGGGATCGATCTCCCGGACAGGCAGCTTGCCTGCGCGCCGATAGACTCTCCAGAGGGACGGGACTACTTCTCCGCGATGGCGTGCGGCGCCAACTTCGCCTGGACGAACAGGCAGATGATCCTCCATTGGGTGAGGCAATCCTTCGAGCAAGTGTTTGGCCAGAAGGCGGAGGACATGGGACTGAGGGTCATCTACGACGTAGCCCATAACATAGCCAAGTTCGAAGAGCACGACGTCGACGGAAGGAGAATGAAGGTCTGCGTCCACAGGAAGGGGGCGACAAGGGCGTTCGGTCCAGACAGACCGGAAGTCACTTCGGATTACAGGGAATTCGGACAGCCCGTCCTCATCCCTGGGGACATGGGAACGCACTCGTTCCTGCTCCTGGGCACGGACGAGGCGATGGCACAGACATTCGGCTCCACCTGTCACGGTGCGGGCCGCGTGATGTCTAGACGCCAGGCGACGAGGATGTTCAGAGCCGATGAGGTCAGGAGCCAACTGCAGAGGAAGGGCATATACGTTCACGCGGCGAGCATGAAGGGCATCGTTGAGGAGGCTCCCGATGCCTACAAGGACATACTGGACGTCGTCAAGGTCGCCAACGGTGCAGGGATATCCAGCGTAGTTGCACGCATGTCCCCGATGGGCGTTGTGAAGGGGTAG
- a CDS encoding archaemetzincin family Zn-dependent metalloprotease has translation MRTAILPIGDMDGFILTHLASELSVFGDVEILPRVDVPESAHRPRRGQYLASDLKELTASYPQDKVLGVVDVDIYEGSNRFVFGLADVKGRSAIISLNRLKGDTETFKQRATKEAFHELGHMFGLRHCQDRSCVMMFSKSLADTDAKQKDYCQFCALRLRTAGVFP, from the coding sequence TTGAGGACGGCTATTCTCCCGATCGGCGACATGGACGGTTTCATCCTCACGCATCTGGCTTCCGAGCTGTCCGTCTTCGGCGATGTTGAGATCCTGCCGAGAGTGGATGTGCCTGAGTCTGCGCACAGACCGCGCAGGGGTCAATATCTCGCCTCCGACCTTAAGGAGCTGACTGCGTCGTATCCGCAGGACAAAGTACTCGGGGTCGTGGACGTTGACATCTACGAGGGCTCGAATAGGTTCGTCTTCGGGTTGGCCGATGTCAAGGGGAGGTCTGCCATCATATCATTGAACAGATTGAAGGGTGATACCGAGACATTCAAGCAAAGAGCGACGAAGGAGGCCTTCCACGAGCTCGGACACATGTTCGGGTTGCGTCACTGCCAAGATAGGAGTTGCGTCATGATGTTCTCGAAGTCCTTGGCGGACACGGACGCAAAGCAAAAGGATTATTGCCAATTCTGCGCTCTCAGACTCAGGACTGCGGGAGTGTTCCCGTAG
- a CDS encoding MTH1187 family thiamine-binding protein has product MLAEVSIFPVGEGVSLSKWVGRCLRIIDGSGLRYQLNPMGTVIEGDYDEVMEVIRRCHMAVLEDTERVSTYIKIDDRKATKEAMLKKVQSVEERAGRPLSR; this is encoded by the coding sequence ATGTTGGCGGAAGTGAGCATATTCCCGGTAGGAGAGGGCGTGAGCCTGAGCAAGTGGGTCGGCAGATGCCTGAGGATAATCGACGGAAGCGGCCTGCGGTACCAGCTCAACCCGATGGGCACGGTGATCGAGGGCGACTACGACGAGGTGATGGAGGTCATCCGGAGGTGCCACATGGCGGTCCTCGAGGACACGGAGCGGGTCTCTACGTACATCAAAATCGACGACCGGAAAGCCACCAAGGAAGCGATGCTCAAGAAGGTCCAGAGCGTCGAAGAGCGCGCCGGAAGGCCCCTCAGCAGGTGA
- a CDS encoding MFS transporter: MKGKFLSRLTSGLTANIVILAFVSFLTDTSSEMMLPLIPTFVIVVLAGSPLILGLIEGIAESTASLLKVASGFWSDRMRRRKDLVAAGYGVSSFSKLLFFFSVSWIDFTAWRFLERVGKGIRTPPRDAIIAESTTPETTGKAFGLHRAMDTAGAVLGPALVLLLLPVLGGETGGNIRTIFLIATVPAVIAFLLVFRLREKPVARAPPESFKASLSLIPRNLKLFVLAATAFEIGNFSVLFLLYRSTELVGRMDAVIALYLLFNVSYALLAFPAGALSDRIGKKPMIAFGYGIFIVTFAGFVFARDISHLTVLFLTFGLCMAALDGVQRAYVADMSPKNLRATSMGTYHTFTGIAKLPASLVAGFLWIFSPAYPFLYGIVMAAGGLALLSRVE; encoded by the coding sequence ATGAAGGGGAAGTTCCTCTCCCGTCTAACCTCCGGGCTTACAGCGAACATAGTCATCCTGGCCTTCGTGAGCTTTCTAACGGATACGAGCAGCGAGATGATGCTCCCGCTCATCCCCACTTTCGTCATCGTCGTTCTTGCTGGTAGCCCGCTCATTCTCGGGCTGATTGAGGGAATAGCGGAGAGCACTGCGTCTTTGCTCAAGGTGGCCTCTGGCTTCTGGTCCGACAGGATGAGGAGGAGGAAGGACCTGGTCGCCGCGGGATATGGCGTGTCCTCCTTCTCCAAGCTGCTCTTCTTCTTCTCTGTATCTTGGATTGACTTCACGGCCTGGAGGTTTCTCGAAAGGGTCGGGAAGGGGATCAGAACGCCTCCGAGAGATGCCATAATCGCCGAGTCCACGACTCCGGAGACCACGGGCAAAGCCTTCGGCCTTCACCGAGCAATGGACACCGCTGGTGCCGTCCTTGGACCGGCGCTGGTCTTGCTTCTCCTGCCGGTCCTGGGCGGTGAAACTGGCGGGAACATACGCACGATCTTCCTCATAGCGACGGTTCCCGCCGTAATCGCGTTCCTGCTCGTCTTCCGCTTGAGGGAGAAGCCGGTCGCCAGGGCCCCACCAGAGTCCTTCAAGGCAAGCCTCTCCCTGATCCCACGAAATCTCAAGCTCTTCGTTCTTGCGGCCACGGCGTTCGAGATAGGCAACTTCTCTGTCCTCTTCCTCCTCTATCGAAGCACGGAACTCGTTGGCAGGATGGATGCGGTGATCGCGCTCTACCTCCTGTTCAACGTGTCCTACGCGTTGCTGGCCTTCCCTGCGGGCGCTCTCTCTGACAGAATCGGGAAGAAACCGATGATTGCCTTTGGCTACGGGATTTTCATAGTAACCTTCGCCGGGTTCGTGTTCGCCAGGGACATCTCTCACCTGACCGTGCTCTTCCTGACCTTCGGACTGTGCATGGCCGCGCTCGACGGGGTCCAGAGAGCATACGTGGCGGACATGTCACCGAAGAACCTGAGGGCAACATCGATGGGCACGTATCATACCTTCACGGGCATCGCCAAGCTGCCCGCCAGCCTTGTCGCAGGCTTCCTGTGGATCTTCAGCCCAGCGTACCCCTTTCTCTACGGAATCGTGATGGCCGCAGGAGGCCTGGCTCTTCTCTCACGGGTCGAGTGA